The Gemmatimonas aurantiaca T-27 DNA segment TCTCGCGCCTCGACAAGGTGCAAGCGGGTCCGCGCGGTGCGGGGATGGCGGTGCGGGTCGCCACCGAACAGGGGCTCGGTGAGTTCCGGTCGCCCTACGATCTCGACGTGGCCGCGTTGCCAAGCTGGGAGGCGGATCGTTTCGAGGTCCGCATCGCGCGGGCGCCGCGGGGCTGGCTCGGTCACACGGAACACATCGTGCACATCACGCCAGTGTTCGTGACGACCGATTCGGTGGTGCACCGCTCACCCACTATGCCGTATCGCCTGCGCACGGTGACATCGACGGCGCCGCGTCCGCGCATCGATACCATCTTTGCGCCGTCGCCCGGGGCATTGCGTGTGGCGCAATGGAACGTGTCCGAAGGATCGTTCCGGAAACCGGAGATGCACGCCCGCCTTCTGGCAGCGGTCATGCCGGATGTGGTGATGCTCGACGAGGTCTATGAACAGGTCACGGCAGACTCCCTGCGTCGATTCTTCGATTTGCCGGCGCTGCGTGCTCTGGGGCCCTGGCAGTTTGTCCTCGGTGGAAGTGGTGGTCGGCAACGCACGGTGGTGGCCGCACGGCGGCGCGCGGTTCGGCCCGTGGAGAGCATGGCTGCCATGCGATACATCGACGGCTCACTCGACAGCCTGCGGCGCATCACACCACCAGCGGGACATCGCCTCATCGACATCGAAGAAGCCGCACAGATCTCGAGTGTCGGCGCTTGGGTGGATGTGCATGGCACCGAGACGATGTTCGTCCCACTGGATCTGCAGAGTGGGGGATACGCCGGCAGTGTGCACGACAATCTGCGGGTGCTGCAGGTAGAGGCCATTCGTCGATACATTCGCGCGGAGATCGCGCAGCGCGGCGATTTTCCACTGGTGGTTGGCGGTGACTTCAATGCGGTGGGCAGCTTTCGGTCCGTGCGGTCGCTGATCCCTGAGCCCACCGAACATCCGAGCCTCAGGCTGGCGCAGGTCCTGCGGCTTGCGGAACAGTCCATGGTCACCTGGCAGAGTGTGGAGGCCGCCCAATTCTCTCCGGGTCAGCTCGATCTCACGCTGTTCCGCGGGTTCAATCAGAACGGCGGGTTCGTGTTCACCACTGAAGACCTGAGTGATCGCCTGCTCGCCAAGCTGCGCATGACCCGCGAG contains these protein-coding regions:
- a CDS encoding endonuclease/exonuclease/phosphatase family protein; translated protein: MTDMNGAGTLAKQEKSRAHRWHARVVTMASLAVCAVSMSCASRVRAPGDWFDAPNVVEPITLDGDFGDWYGITPLLQQRDASPIVAVSAVDSPHYLYLSLSFRDSVNLQAMPGTLHLLFRTGAAGGAGHAVYGVNDVDFAVDFSRLDKVQAGPRGAGMAVRVATEQGLGEFRSPYDLDVAALPSWEADRFEVRIARAPRGWLGHTEHIVHITPVFVTTDSVVHRSPTMPYRLRTVTSTAPRPRIDTIFAPSPGALRVAQWNVSEGSFRKPEMHARLLAAVMPDVVMLDEVYEQVTADSLRRFFDLPALRALGPWQFVLGGSGGRQRTVVAARRRAVRPVESMAAMRYIDGSLDSLRRITPPAGHRLIDIEEAAQISSVGAWVDVHGTETMFVPLDLQSGGYAGSVHDNLRVLQVEAIRRYIRAEIAQRGDFPLVVGGDFNAVGSFRSVRSLIPEPTEHPSLRLAQVLRLAEQSMVTWQSVEAAQFSPGQLDLTLFRGFNQNGGFVFTTEDLSDRLLAKLRMTRETSASVSDHLIVVTDLVR